The Merismopedia glauca CCAP 1448/3 genome segment CTCCGCCGTGAACTCAAGTAGAGACGTAGCACTGCTACGTCTCTACAGAAAATATTGCCTAGTCCTCTATCACTGCGTGACGCTACGCGAACAGAGGACTTTCGCTATGAGACAGGGGTTGTCAACCTCCGGGCGGTTGTAGCTCAAAACCAGGGTGCAGCAATCATTCGATTCTTAAGTTGACACCAATGAAAGCTTTGCGCCCCTACTAATTTGCCAGCGATCCTACAACTTCGTCAAGTAGAGATTTCCCTACCAGAAACACTTTAGACTTTTCTGCCAATTTATTATAAAAATAATCATAATACCCATGTGGGTTGTAAAAGCAAACTGCCGACTTTAGGCATAACGCATTGTATAACTCCTAACAAATATCTACGGAAATCATCATACGTATGCTGGAACAAGGTACGATTACAATTCATACTGAGAATATCTTTCCCATCATTAAGAAGTCTCTGTATACAGATCATGAAATCTTTTTGCGAGAATTGATTTCTAACTCTGTAGATGCCATTCAAAAAGTTAAGATGGTGTCTCTTTCGGGGGAAAATGCTGGGGAAATTGGGAACCCAGAAATTAATATTTCTATAGATAAGCAACAAAAAACCATTTCAGTATCTGATAATGGCATTGGCATGACTGCTGATGAGATCAAAAAATATATTAATCAGGTTGCTTTTTCGAGTGCGGAAGAGTTTATTCAAAAGTATCAATCTCAAGGTGATGGGCAAATAATTGGTCACTTTGGATTAGGATTTTATTCGGCTTTCATGGTAGCTGCAAAAGTCGAAATTGATACTTTATCTTATCAAGAAGGTGCGACGGCAATTCATTGGTCTTGTGATGGTTCCCCAGAATTTCAACTAACAGAATCGTCAAGAAATCAAAGAGGAACTACAGTTACTTTAACTTTGTTAGAAGAAGAAGAAGAGTATTTAGAACCAGCGAGAATTCGTCAGTTAATTAAAACTTACTGCGATTTCATGTCGGTTCCCATTAAGCTAGAAGGGGAGGTAATTAACAAACAAACAGCTTTATGGAAAGAGTCGCCAAGCAATCTTAAAAAAGAAGATTACCTAGAGTTTTATCGCTACCTGTATCCATTTCAAGAAGAACCACTTTTGTGGGTGCATCTGAATACTGATTATCCATTTATTCTGAATGGGATTCTGTTTTTTCCGAAACTGAAACCCGATATGGATGTCAGTAAAAGCCAGATCAAACTGTTTTGCAATCAGGTATATGTTAGCGATCGCACTGAAGACATCATACCTAAGTTTTTACTACCATTGCGGGGTGTAATTGATAGTACCGATATTCCCCTCAACGTTTCTCGTAGTTCTTTAACGAATAATCGCACAGTCAGACGGATATCTGATTATATCGCCAAAAAGATCGGCGATCGCCTCAAGGAACTATACCAAGAAAATCGCGCTCAATACATCCAATCTTGGCAAGATATTGGCACGTTTATCAAGTTTGGGGTTCTCAATGATGAGAAGTTTCAAAAACAAGTTGAAGATATTATTATCTTCCGCACAACTAAAGAAATAGCACCCAGCAGCGACACTCCTAAAGTTGAAGTACAATCTGGTGCAGATGATGCATGGCAAGATGTTACTGCTGACTCAGATAAGTCGGAAACCTTCCCTTACACCACTTTAAAAGAATACCTGGAAAGAAACAAAGAACGCCATGAAAATCGGGTATTCTACTGCACCGATGAATCTACCCAAGCCACATATGTAGAATTGCACAAAAACCAAGGTTTAGAGGTTCTCTACACCGACTCATTTATCGATACCCATTTCATCAGCTTTTTAGAAAGAGAACACTCTGATGTCAAATTCTCAAGGGTTGACTCCGATCTAGATCAAACCTTGCTAGATGATAATAAAGCTGGGGAAATAGTCGATCCAAACACGAATAAAACTCGTAGCGAACAGATAAAAGAGTTGTTTGAAAAAGCCTTGAATAAACCCAGGGTGAACGTGCGTAC includes the following:
- the htpG gene encoding molecular chaperone HtpG yields the protein MLEQGTITIHTENIFPIIKKSLYTDHEIFLRELISNSVDAIQKVKMVSLSGENAGEIGNPEINISIDKQQKTISVSDNGIGMTADEIKKYINQVAFSSAEEFIQKYQSQGDGQIIGHFGLGFYSAFMVAAKVEIDTLSYQEGATAIHWSCDGSPEFQLTESSRNQRGTTVTLTLLEEEEEYLEPARIRQLIKTYCDFMSVPIKLEGEVINKQTALWKESPSNLKKEDYLEFYRYLYPFQEEPLLWVHLNTDYPFILNGILFFPKLKPDMDVSKSQIKLFCNQVYVSDRTEDIIPKFLLPLRGVIDSTDIPLNVSRSSLTNNRTVRRISDYIAKKIGDRLKELYQENRAQYIQSWQDIGTFIKFGVLNDEKFQKQVEDIIIFRTTKEIAPSSDTPKVEVQSGADDAWQDVTADSDKSETFPYTTLKEYLERNKERHENRVFYCTDESTQATYVELHKNQGLEVLYTDSFIDTHFISFLEREHSDVKFSRVDSDLDQTLLDDNKAGEIVDPNTNKTRSEQIKELFEKALNKPRVNVRTEALKSDNPQGTPAAMILLPEFARRMQEMTAMMQQQSSLFPEDHILVVNTAHPLIQNLVSLSQGSIIQESGASPTGELVNSICNHVYDLALMSQKGLDTDKMKAFTERSSQLLTQLTEKF